In one Corallococcus sp. EGB genomic region, the following are encoded:
- a CDS encoding response regulator, translating to MSLPTLLLVDDSDAILALERAILSGHYTIHTASNGREALDKVGRLHPAAVLLDLSMPEMDGDEVLQRMKADPGTADIPVIIISSEKQRAEACLGLGAEAFLAKPFRADELLARVGEALENARRRSRTGALLVLRLSVGEREFAVPLDSVKEVLLQPLTRPLPTGPSYLREYVELRGQAVCVLDVALRLGVQHKVAIAERMLVVIEVEGVSLALTVDTVKDPEEFQASDIDRREKVGGAEHGLLQEGLVGMLRTGSRVLPILDPKVFISRGLLRDLPALLAPVEEERSA from the coding sequence GTGAGCCTGCCGACCCTGCTGCTGGTGGATGACAGCGACGCCATCCTGGCACTGGAGCGGGCCATCCTCTCCGGCCACTACACCATCCACACGGCGAGCAACGGCCGGGAAGCGCTGGACAAGGTGGGGCGGCTGCATCCGGCGGCGGTGCTGCTGGACCTGTCCATGCCGGAGATGGACGGGGACGAAGTCCTCCAGCGGATGAAGGCGGACCCGGGCACGGCGGACATCCCGGTCATCATCATCTCCTCGGAGAAGCAGCGCGCGGAGGCGTGCCTGGGGCTGGGCGCGGAGGCGTTCCTGGCCAAGCCCTTCCGCGCGGACGAATTGCTGGCCCGCGTGGGCGAGGCGCTGGAGAACGCGCGCCGGCGCTCGCGGACCGGGGCCCTGCTGGTGCTGCGGCTGTCCGTGGGCGAGCGCGAGTTCGCCGTGCCGCTGGACTCCGTGAAGGAGGTCCTGCTCCAGCCCCTGACGCGGCCCCTGCCCACCGGACCGTCCTACCTGCGCGAGTACGTGGAGTTGCGCGGCCAGGCGGTGTGCGTGCTGGACGTGGCGCTGCGGCTGGGCGTCCAGCACAAGGTGGCCATCGCGGAGCGGATGCTGGTGGTCATCGAGGTGGAGGGCGTGTCGCTGGCGCTCACCGTGGACACGGTGAAGGACCCGGAGGAGTTCCAGGCGAGCGACATCGACCGGCGGGAGAAGGTGGGCGGCGCCGAGCACGGGCTGTTGCAGGAAGGGCTCGTGGGCATGCTGCGCACCGGCAGCCGCGTGCTGCCCATCCTGGATCCGAAGGTGTTCATCTCGCGGGGGCTCCTGCGTGACCTGCCCGCGCTGCTCGCGCCGGTGGAGGAAGAGCGGAGCGCATGA
- a CDS encoding response regulator — protein sequence MSTNVLLVDDSPTVRNILKIYLMNLRVSIVEAEDAQRALQLLRLVPVSVVIADINMPNMDGITFVKEVRASAQAQVQKVPVILLTAEKGEDLRQRGSAAGANAFIQKPVSHDELTKTVRQFLNGA from the coding sequence GTGAGCACCAACGTCTTGCTGGTGGACGACAGCCCGACCGTCCGCAACATCCTCAAGATCTACCTGATGAACCTCAGGGTCAGCATCGTCGAGGCGGAGGACGCGCAGCGCGCGTTGCAGCTGTTGCGGCTGGTGCCGGTGAGCGTGGTGATCGCCGACATCAACATGCCGAACATGGATGGCATCACCTTCGTGAAGGAGGTCCGCGCGAGCGCCCAGGCGCAGGTGCAGAAGGTGCCGGTCATCCTGCTGACGGCGGAGAAGGGCGAGGACCTGCGCCAGCGCGGCTCGGCGGCGGGGGCCAACGCCTTCATCCAGAAACCGGTGTCGCACGACGAGCTGACCAAGACGGTGCGTCAGTTCCTGAACGGGGCCTGA
- the fabI gene encoding enoyl-ACP reductase FabI, which produces MLLQGKNLLITGVLTPQSLAFGVAEHAIAQGAEVILTGFGRAKSLTERSAKRLKPGTEVLELDVTNPAHFPALTEALRQKWGRVDGVLHAIAFAPEDALGGNFLNTPWESAQTAFRISAFSVKELAVACAPLMTQGGSIVALDFDNRQAWPIYDWMGVCKAAMEATVRYLARDLGPKGIRVNALAAGPLATVAAKGIPGFKALAQYWGKQAPLGWSDKDSHDHVAKTACALLSDWLSSTTGEMIHVDGGYHAVGAPPVDTVEPPEGVPATPAPKEG; this is translated from the coding sequence ATGCTCCTCCAGGGCAAGAACCTGCTCATCACCGGCGTGCTCACCCCGCAGTCGTTGGCCTTCGGCGTCGCGGAGCACGCGATCGCGCAGGGCGCGGAAGTCATCCTCACCGGGTTCGGCCGGGCGAAGTCCCTCACCGAGCGCAGCGCGAAGCGGCTCAAGCCCGGCACGGAGGTGCTGGAGCTGGACGTGACGAACCCGGCGCACTTTCCGGCGCTGACGGAGGCGCTGCGGCAGAAGTGGGGCCGCGTGGACGGCGTGCTGCACGCCATCGCGTTCGCGCCGGAGGACGCGCTGGGCGGCAACTTCCTCAACACGCCGTGGGAGAGCGCGCAGACCGCGTTCCGCATCTCCGCCTTCTCCGTGAAGGAGCTGGCGGTGGCGTGCGCGCCGCTGATGACCCAGGGCGGCTCCATCGTGGCGCTGGACTTCGACAACCGGCAGGCGTGGCCCATCTACGACTGGATGGGGGTGTGCAAGGCGGCCATGGAGGCCACCGTGCGCTACCTGGCGCGCGACCTGGGCCCCAAGGGCATCCGGGTGAACGCGCTCGCGGCCGGCCCCCTGGCCACCGTGGCGGCCAAGGGCATCCCGGGCTTCAAGGCGCTGGCCCAGTACTGGGGGAAGCAGGCGCCGCTGGGCTGGAGCGACAAGGACAGCCATGACCACGTGGCGAAGACGGCCTGTGCACTCCTGTCGGACTGGCTCTCCTCCACCACGGGCGAGATGATTCACGTGGACGGCGGCTACCACGCGGTGGGCGCACCCCCGGTGGACACCGTGGAACCGCCAGAAGGGGTCCCCGCGACCCCCGCGCCGAAGGAAGGCTGA
- a CDS encoding 2-oxoglutarate dehydrogenase E1 component — MANFQDSFLSGGNIDFIEGLYARFLENPGSVDASWREVFERNNGTGRPIFNTKLLEAPTPAAPEGKEGKGKGKANGAAAPAAAAAPQAPAAPAQDMGLQSKVDQAITAFRLRGHLRATLDPLERPRPQLGHVADVALMDENHFSAKEMEQAVECNNVFPQQRVRLSELVTRLRRTYSSHIGVEFMQMLDSERRRWLMQRMEHSENRTQFSVEEQRHILTKLSYAEGFENFLHTKYVGAKRFSLDGGEALIPMLDAMLEVGSSMGLKELVIGMAHRGRLNVLTNILGKKPDQIFSEFDGPKDPKAYLGRGDVKYHMGFSSDHATRSGKNVHLSLAFNPSHLECVGPVVEGRVRAKQDRGGDTERTQVMPLLIHGDAAFIGQGITSETLNFSGLKGYTTGGTVHIVINNQVGFTTDPSDSRTSIYSTAIAQMLDIPVFHVNGDDPEACVHAARLAAEYRQTFKSDVVIDLICYRRYGHNEGDDPSFTQPAMYDLIRKHPPVRALYAKALAEAGRISAEDSDAIKQRCFQDFDAALTRARQESQFKEPNALEGLWKPYKGGLLKNAPQVSTAVAKPTLRDALQKLATAPEGFNVHRDVERTVLKKRQGMLESEELQWSEGESLAYATLLSEGYGIRLSGQDSERGTFSHRHAVLHDTQTGEEYVPLRQFASGKATFNVYNSPLSEMGVLGFDYGYSLDVPDGLTLWEAQFGDFANGAQIIIDQFIAAAESKWRRLSGITLLLPHGYEGQGPEHSSARLERFLDLCAEDNLQVCYPTTPAQIFHLLRRQVLRPVRKPLIIMSPKSLLRRPEATSRMDELATGAFQEVIPDAKADPAKVKRLLLCSGKVYYDLAKARDERKDDSIAIVRVEQLYPFPQDELAKLVAKLPALQELYWVQEEPRNAGGWHFMFPHLHDLLSGRSQQQTVKLGYIGRAEAASPATGFTKTHDYEQQLIIEEAILRGPQNGR; from the coding sequence ATGGCGAATTTCCAGGACAGTTTCCTCTCGGGTGGAAACATCGACTTCATCGAGGGGCTCTACGCGCGCTTCCTCGAGAATCCGGGCAGCGTGGACGCGAGCTGGCGCGAGGTGTTCGAGCGCAACAACGGCACGGGCCGCCCCATCTTCAACACGAAGTTGCTGGAGGCTCCGACACCCGCCGCACCGGAAGGCAAGGAGGGCAAGGGCAAGGGCAAGGCGAACGGCGCCGCCGCTCCGGCCGCCGCCGCGGCGCCCCAGGCCCCTGCCGCTCCGGCGCAGGACATGGGGCTGCAGTCGAAGGTGGATCAGGCCATCACCGCCTTCCGCCTGCGCGGCCACCTGCGCGCGACGCTGGATCCGCTGGAGCGTCCCCGCCCGCAGCTGGGCCACGTGGCGGACGTGGCGCTGATGGACGAGAACCACTTCTCCGCGAAGGAGATGGAGCAGGCGGTCGAGTGCAACAACGTCTTCCCGCAGCAGCGCGTGCGCCTGTCGGAGCTCGTCACGCGCCTGCGCCGCACGTACTCCAGCCACATCGGCGTGGAGTTCATGCAGATGCTCGACAGCGAGCGTCGCCGCTGGCTCATGCAGCGCATGGAGCACAGCGAGAACCGCACGCAGTTCTCCGTGGAGGAGCAGCGGCACATCCTCACCAAGCTCTCCTACGCGGAGGGCTTCGAGAACTTCCTGCACACGAAGTACGTGGGCGCCAAGCGCTTCAGCCTGGATGGCGGCGAGGCCCTCATCCCCATGCTGGACGCGATGCTGGAGGTCGGCAGCAGCATGGGGCTGAAGGAGCTGGTCATCGGCATGGCCCACCGCGGCCGCCTCAACGTGCTGACCAACATCCTGGGCAAGAAGCCGGATCAGATCTTCAGCGAGTTCGACGGCCCCAAGGACCCCAAGGCGTACCTGGGCCGCGGCGACGTGAAGTACCACATGGGCTTCTCGTCGGACCACGCCACGCGCTCGGGCAAGAACGTGCACCTGTCGCTGGCGTTCAACCCCAGCCACCTGGAGTGCGTGGGCCCCGTGGTGGAGGGCCGCGTGCGCGCCAAGCAGGACCGCGGCGGGGACACCGAGCGCACGCAGGTGATGCCGCTGCTCATCCACGGCGACGCGGCCTTCATCGGCCAGGGCATCACGTCGGAGACGCTCAACTTCTCCGGCCTCAAGGGCTACACCACGGGCGGCACGGTCCACATCGTCATCAACAACCAGGTGGGCTTCACCACCGACCCGTCGGACTCGCGCACCAGCATCTACTCCACCGCCATCGCGCAGATGCTGGACATCCCGGTGTTCCACGTGAACGGGGATGACCCGGAGGCGTGCGTGCACGCGGCGCGGCTGGCGGCCGAGTACCGCCAGACGTTCAAGAGCGACGTGGTCATCGACCTCATCTGCTACCGCCGCTACGGCCACAACGAGGGCGACGACCCGTCCTTCACCCAGCCGGCGATGTACGACCTCATCCGCAAGCACCCGCCGGTGCGCGCGCTCTACGCGAAGGCGCTGGCGGAAGCGGGCCGCATCAGCGCGGAGGACTCGGACGCCATCAAGCAGCGCTGCTTCCAGGACTTCGACGCGGCGCTCACCCGCGCCCGCCAGGAGAGCCAGTTCAAGGAGCCCAACGCGCTGGAGGGCCTGTGGAAGCCCTACAAGGGCGGCCTGCTGAAGAACGCGCCCCAGGTGTCCACGGCGGTGGCCAAGCCCACCCTGCGTGACGCGCTCCAGAAGCTGGCCACGGCGCCGGAGGGCTTCAACGTCCACCGCGACGTGGAGCGCACGGTGCTCAAGAAGCGCCAGGGCATGCTGGAGAGCGAGGAGCTGCAGTGGAGCGAGGGCGAGTCGCTGGCGTACGCGACGCTCCTGTCGGAGGGCTACGGCATCCGCCTGTCCGGCCAGGACAGCGAGCGCGGCACCTTCAGCCACCGCCACGCGGTGCTGCACGACACGCAGACGGGCGAGGAGTACGTGCCCCTGCGCCAGTTCGCTTCCGGCAAGGCGACCTTCAACGTCTACAACAGCCCGCTGTCGGAGATGGGCGTGCTGGGCTTCGACTACGGCTACAGCCTGGACGTGCCGGACGGCCTCACGCTGTGGGAGGCGCAGTTCGGTGACTTCGCCAACGGCGCGCAGATCATCATCGACCAGTTCATCGCCGCGGCGGAGAGCAAGTGGCGGCGGCTGAGCGGCATCACGCTGCTGCTGCCGCACGGCTACGAAGGCCAGGGCCCGGAGCACTCCAGCGCGCGCCTGGAGCGCTTCCTGGACCTGTGCGCCGAGGACAACCTCCAGGTCTGCTACCCCACCACGCCCGCGCAGATCTTCCACCTGCTGCGCCGCCAGGTGCTGCGCCCCGTGCGCAAGCCGCTCATCATCATGTCGCCCAAGAGCCTCCTGCGCCGTCCGGAGGCGACCAGCCGCATGGACGAGCTGGCCACGGGCGCGTTCCAGGAAGTCATCCCGGACGCGAAGGCGGACCCCGCGAAGGTGAAGCGGCTGCTCTTGTGCAGCGGCAAGGTGTACTACGACCTGGCCAAGGCCCGGGACGAGCGCAAGGACGACTCCATCGCCATCGTGCGCGTGGAGCAGCTCTACCCGTTCCCGCAGGACGAGCTGGCGAAGCTGGTGGCGAAGCTGCCGGCGCTCCAGGAGCTGTACTGGGTGCAGGAGGAGCCGCGCAACGCGGGCGGCTGGCACTTCATGTTCCCCCACCTGCACGACCTGCTCTCCGGCCGTTCGCAGCAGCAGACGGTGAAGCTGGGCTACATCGGCCGCGCCGAGGCCGCCAGCCCCGCCACCGGTTTCACGAAGACGCACGACTACGAGCAGCAGCTCATCATCGAAGAAGCCATCCTCCGAGGACCCCAGAATGGCCGTTGA
- the odhB gene encoding 2-oxoglutarate dehydrogenase complex dihydrolipoyllysine-residue succinyltransferase produces the protein MAVELKVPPLGESITEAVVGKWNKKQGESVAADEPLVVLETDKVTIDVPAPAAGSIASIAFKEGDKVRVGDVLGTIEAGAGAGAPAVAAATPAPAQAAAPVAAPAAPVASDTRITPTARKMAEENRVDVGQLKGSGAGGRIMKEDVQGQLNRPAAAPAPAAPSGPRPNAAREERVRMTPLRKRVAERLIQAQSTAAMLTTFNEVDMGEVMALRKKYNDKFQAKHGVKLGFMSFFIRASVEALKAFPQINAEIDGEDVIFKHYYDIGVAVSGSRGLVVPVVRDADKLSLAELEKTVGDYGGRARNDKLTMADLTGGTFTITNGGIFGSMLSTPILNPPQTGILGMHNIVERPVARDGQVVIRPIMYIALTYDHRLVDGREAVQFLVRVKECIEDPERLLLDI, from the coding sequence ATGGCCGTTGAACTGAAAGTCCCCCCGCTCGGCGAATCCATCACCGAGGCCGTCGTCGGCAAGTGGAACAAGAAGCAGGGTGAGTCCGTCGCCGCGGACGAGCCGCTCGTCGTGCTGGAGACCGACAAGGTCACCATCGACGTGCCGGCCCCCGCCGCCGGCAGCATCGCGTCCATCGCCTTCAAGGAGGGCGACAAGGTCCGCGTGGGTGACGTGCTGGGCACCATCGAGGCCGGTGCCGGCGCGGGCGCTCCCGCCGTGGCCGCCGCCACGCCCGCGCCCGCCCAGGCCGCGGCGCCGGTGGCCGCGCCGGCCGCTCCGGTGGCCAGCGACACGCGCATCACCCCCACCGCCAGGAAGATGGCGGAGGAGAACCGGGTGGACGTGGGCCAGCTGAAGGGCTCCGGCGCCGGTGGCCGCATCATGAAGGAGGACGTGCAGGGTCAGCTGAACCGCCCGGCCGCCGCCCCGGCCCCGGCCGCGCCGTCCGGCCCCCGCCCCAACGCCGCGCGCGAGGAGCGCGTGCGCATGACGCCCCTGCGCAAGCGCGTGGCCGAGCGCCTCATCCAGGCGCAGTCCACCGCCGCCATGCTCACCACCTTCAACGAGGTGGACATGGGCGAGGTGATGGCGCTCCGCAAGAAGTACAACGACAAGTTCCAGGCGAAGCACGGGGTGAAGCTCGGGTTCATGAGCTTCTTCATCCGCGCGTCCGTGGAGGCCCTCAAGGCGTTCCCGCAGATCAACGCGGAGATCGACGGCGAGGACGTCATCTTCAAGCACTACTACGACATCGGCGTGGCCGTGAGCGGCAGCCGCGGTCTGGTGGTGCCGGTGGTGCGTGACGCGGACAAGCTGTCGCTCGCGGAGCTGGAGAAGACGGTCGGTGACTACGGCGGCCGTGCGCGCAACGACAAGCTGACGATGGCGGACCTCACGGGTGGCACGTTCACCATCACCAACGGCGGCATCTTCGGCTCCATGCTGTCCACGCCCATCCTGAACCCGCCGCAGACGGGCATCCTGGGCATGCACAACATCGTGGAGCGCCCCGTGGCCCGCGACGGCCAGGTGGTCATCCGGCCCATCATGTACATCGCCCTGACGTACGACCACCGCCTGGTGGACGGCCGTGAGGCGGTGCAGTTCCTCGTGCGCGTGAAGGAGTGCATCGAGGACCCGGAGCGCCTGCTTCTCGACATCTGA
- a CDS encoding cold-shock protein: protein MATGTVKWFNDAKGFGFITQDGGGEDVFCHHTAINMDGFRTLAEGQKVEFEVTKGPKGLQAQNVRAA from the coding sequence ATGGCAACTGGTACCGTGAAGTGGTTCAACGACGCGAAGGGCTTCGGCTTCATCACCCAGGACGGCGGCGGCGAGGACGTGTTCTGCCACCACACCGCCATCAACATGGATGGTTTCCGCACCCTGGCCGAGGGCCAGAAGGTGGAGTTCGAAGTCACCAAGGGCCCGAAGGGCCTGCAGGCGCAGAACGTTCGCGCCGCCTGA
- a CDS encoding S9 family peptidase has protein sequence MRQVLTAAALLLMSSAPSIAQERKPSAMAPSQKQPDTFLRQYAETRRFQSGRPVGTRITPDEKSVLFLRTSPTSNVQMLYAFDVAGGQARELLTPEALLKGAEETLSPEEKARRERMRVSARGFTSYSLSEDGTQLLVPLSGRLYVVDRATGKSTELKTGPGVIDPRLSPDGKQVAYVRDHDVYRVELSNNQEKRVTQGGTADKTHGLAEFVAQEEMSRFSGYWWSPDSKSIAYTESDTSDVEKLTIVDVMHPEKGGDVFPYPRPGKANAKVRLGITPAAGGKTVWAQWDAAKYPYLATVKWDKGGPLTLVVQNRLQTEEQVLAVDPATGKTRVLLTEKDNAWVELAQDFPLWLEDGSGFLWYTERNGGAEVELRKANGELDRSVVKPDAGFRNLARFVQADKTLFFTGGPNPTESHLWRVKSGGAPEQVSTGTTGPAVENGLVSKNGGLIVLNTQGPKSMPRTLVLKADGTKLGELPEVAQEPPFTPNFEVRQVGPKKFWTSLVKPRDFKPGQKLPVIVEVYAGPTVTVVHQSMAAHLLSQWFADHGFLVVKVDGRGTPLRTSDWNRAVKHDFATVTLDDQIEAVQALAKEVPEMDLSRVGITGWSFGGYMAALAALKRPDFFKSAVSGAPVVDWRDYDTHYTERYLGLPEESPQAYEVSSLLTYAKKDSPIGALLLIHGTADDNVYFFHTLKLSDALFRAGKPHQLLPLSGLTHMVPDPVVTERQYERVIAHFEQTLKK, from the coding sequence ATGCGTCAGGTCCTCACCGCCGCCGCGCTCCTCCTCATGAGCAGCGCCCCCTCCATCGCCCAGGAGCGCAAACCCTCCGCCATGGCCCCTTCGCAAAAGCAGCCGGACACCTTCCTGCGCCAGTACGCCGAGACGCGCCGCTTCCAGAGCGGGCGCCCGGTGGGCACGCGCATCACCCCTGACGAGAAGTCCGTCCTCTTCCTGCGCACGTCCCCCACGTCCAACGTGCAGATGCTCTACGCGTTCGACGTGGCCGGCGGCCAGGCGCGTGAGCTGCTCACTCCGGAGGCCCTGCTCAAGGGCGCCGAGGAGACCCTGTCCCCCGAGGAGAAGGCCCGCCGCGAGCGCATGCGCGTGAGCGCCCGGGGCTTCACCTCCTACAGCCTCTCCGAGGACGGCACCCAGCTGCTGGTGCCCCTCTCCGGCCGCCTCTACGTGGTGGACCGCGCGACGGGGAAGTCCACGGAGCTCAAGACGGGCCCCGGCGTCATCGACCCGCGCCTGTCGCCGGACGGCAAGCAGGTGGCCTACGTCCGGGACCACGACGTCTACCGGGTGGAGCTCTCCAACAACCAGGAGAAGCGCGTCACGCAGGGCGGGACGGCGGACAAGACGCACGGCCTGGCGGAGTTCGTGGCGCAGGAGGAGATGAGCCGCTTCTCCGGCTACTGGTGGAGCCCGGACTCGAAGTCCATCGCGTACACGGAGTCCGACACGTCCGACGTGGAGAAGCTCACCATCGTGGACGTGATGCACCCGGAGAAGGGCGGGGACGTGTTCCCGTACCCGCGCCCCGGCAAGGCCAACGCGAAGGTGCGCCTGGGCATCACGCCCGCCGCCGGCGGCAAGACGGTGTGGGCGCAGTGGGACGCGGCGAAGTACCCCTACCTGGCCACGGTGAAGTGGGACAAGGGCGGGCCGCTGACCCTCGTGGTGCAGAACCGCCTCCAGACGGAGGAGCAGGTGCTCGCGGTGGACCCCGCCACGGGCAAGACGCGCGTGCTCCTCACGGAGAAGGACAACGCGTGGGTGGAGCTGGCCCAGGACTTCCCGCTGTGGCTGGAGGATGGCTCCGGCTTCCTCTGGTACACCGAGCGCAACGGCGGCGCGGAGGTGGAGCTGCGCAAGGCCAACGGTGAGCTGGACCGCTCCGTGGTGAAGCCGGACGCGGGCTTCCGCAACCTCGCCCGCTTCGTCCAGGCGGACAAGACGCTCTTCTTCACCGGCGGCCCCAACCCCACCGAAAGCCACCTGTGGCGCGTGAAGTCCGGCGGCGCTCCGGAGCAGGTGTCCACCGGCACCACCGGCCCGGCCGTGGAGAACGGCCTCGTCTCCAAGAACGGCGGCCTCATCGTCCTCAACACCCAGGGCCCCAAGAGCATGCCGCGCACGCTGGTGCTCAAGGCCGACGGCACGAAGCTGGGCGAGCTGCCCGAGGTGGCGCAGGAGCCGCCCTTCACGCCGAACTTCGAGGTGCGCCAGGTGGGCCCGAAGAAGTTCTGGACCTCGCTGGTGAAGCCGCGCGACTTCAAGCCCGGCCAGAAGCTGCCCGTCATCGTGGAGGTCTACGCGGGCCCCACCGTCACCGTCGTGCACCAGTCCATGGCCGCGCACCTGCTCAGCCAGTGGTTCGCGGACCACGGCTTCCTGGTGGTGAAGGTGGACGGGCGCGGCACGCCGCTGCGCACCTCCGACTGGAACCGCGCGGTGAAGCACGACTTCGCCACCGTCACCCTGGATGATCAGATTGAGGCGGTGCAGGCCCTGGCGAAGGAGGTGCCGGAGATGGACTTGAGCCGCGTGGGCATCACCGGCTGGAGCTTCGGCGGCTACATGGCCGCGCTGGCCGCGCTGAAGCGCCCGGACTTCTTCAAGTCCGCCGTGTCCGGCGCCCCGGTGGTGGACTGGCGCGACTACGACACGCACTACACCGAGCGCTACCTGGGCCTGCCCGAGGAGAGCCCCCAGGCCTACGAGGTCAGCAGCCTGCTGACGTACGCGAAGAAGGACAGCCCCATTGGGGCCCTGCTGCTCATCCACGGCACCGCGGATGACAACGTGTACTTCTTCCACACGCTGAAGCTGTCGGATGCCCTCTTCCGCGCGGGCAAGCCGCACCAGCTGCTGCCGCTGTCCGGCCTCACGCACATGGTGCCGGACCCCGTCGTCACCGAGCGCCAGTACGAGCGCGTCATCGCCCACTTCGAGCAGACCCTGAAGAAGTAG
- a CDS encoding S9 family peptidase: MRPFVTVALLLLGMPVLAQEHSSFLRQYAETGRFMNGRPVGARITPDEKSVLFLRTSPTSNVRMLYAFDVASGQTRELLTPEALLKGAEETLSPEEKARRERMRVSARGFTSYDLSEDGTRLLVPLAGRLYAVDRATGKSTELKTGPGVIDPSLSPDGKQVAYVRDHDVYRVDLNANQEKRVTQGGTADKTHGLAEFVAQEEMNRFSGYWWSPDSKFIAYAESDTSGVEKLTVVDVMHPEQPGATFPYPRAGKANAKVRLGITPVTGGKTVWAQWDAAKYPYLATVKWDKGGPLTLLVQNRPQTEEQLLAVDPATGKTRVLLTEKDAAWIDLHQEFPVWLEDGSGFLWYTDRNGASEVELRKANGDLDRSVVKPGVGFRSLSRFVQADQTLFFNGDPNPTESHLWRVKLGGSPERVDTGTRGSAEEGGLVSKDGGLIVLSRQSPKTMPRMLVLKGNGSMLGELPSVAQEPPFTPDFEVRQVGARRFWTSLVKPRDFKPGKKLPVIVDIYGGPIKTMVHQSMAVHLLDQWMADQGFLVVRVDGRGTPLRTAEWNRAVKHDYATPILEDQMDAMRALAKEVPEMDLGRVGIFGWSFGGYMSALAVMKHPDFFKAGVAGAPVTDWLDYDTHATERYLGLPEESPQAYEVNSLLTYAKKEGPIGALLVVHGTADDNVYFLHALKLSDALFRAGKPHQFLPLSGLTHMVADPLVMERQYERVIAHFQQNLK, from the coding sequence ATGCGTCCATTCGTCACCGTCGCGCTGCTCCTCCTGGGGATGCCCGTCCTGGCCCAGGAGCATTCGTCCTTCCTTCGCCAGTACGCCGAGACAGGGCGGTTCATGAACGGGAGGCCCGTGGGTGCGCGCATCACCCCCGACGAGAAGTCCGTCCTCTTCCTGCGCACGTCCCCCACGTCCAACGTGCGGATGCTCTACGCGTTCGACGTGGCCAGCGGACAGACGCGAGAGCTGCTCACGCCCGAGGCCCTGCTCAAGGGCGCGGAGGAGACCCTGTCCCCCGAGGAGAAGGCCCGCCGCGAGCGCATGCGCGTCAGTGCCCGGGGCTTCACGTCCTACGACCTCTCCGAGGACGGAACGCGCCTGCTGGTGCCTCTGGCCGGACGGCTCTACGCGGTGGACCGCGCGACGGGGAAGTCCACGGAGCTCAAGACGGGCCCCGGCGTCATCGACCCGAGCCTGTCACCGGACGGCAAGCAGGTGGCCTACGTCCGTGACCACGACGTCTACCGGGTGGACCTGAACGCCAATCAGGAGAAGCGCGTCACGCAGGGCGGGACGGCGGACAAGACGCACGGCCTGGCGGAGTTCGTGGCGCAGGAGGAGATGAACCGCTTCTCCGGCTACTGGTGGAGCCCGGACTCGAAGTTCATCGCCTATGCGGAGTCCGACACGTCCGGCGTGGAGAAGCTCACCGTCGTGGACGTGATGCACCCGGAGCAGCCCGGGGCAACCTTCCCCTATCCACGCGCGGGCAAGGCCAACGCGAAGGTGCGCCTGGGCATCACGCCCGTCACGGGTGGCAAGACGGTGTGGGCGCAGTGGGACGCGGCGAAGTACCCCTACCTGGCCACGGTGAAGTGGGACAAGGGCGGGCCGCTGACGTTGCTCGTGCAGAACCGGCCCCAGACGGAAGAACAACTGCTCGCGGTAGATCCGGCGACGGGCAAGACGCGCGTGCTCCTCACGGAGAAGGACGCGGCGTGGATCGACCTGCACCAGGAGTTCCCGGTGTGGCTGGAGGATGGCTCCGGCTTCCTCTGGTACACCGACCGCAACGGCGCTTCGGAAGTGGAACTGCGCAAGGCCAACGGGGACCTGGACCGCTCCGTGGTGAAGCCGGGCGTCGGCTTCCGGAGCCTCTCCCGCTTCGTCCAGGCGGACCAGACGCTGTTCTTCAATGGCGACCCGAACCCCACCGAGAGCCACCTGTGGCGCGTGAAGCTCGGAGGGTCGCCGGAGCGGGTGGACACGGGCACCCGCGGTTCCGCGGAAGAGGGCGGCCTCGTCTCCAAGGACGGGGGGCTCATCGTCCTCAGCAGGCAGAGCCCCAAGACCATGCCTCGCATGCTGGTGCTCAAGGGCAATGGCTCGATGCTGGGCGAACTGCCTTCCGTCGCCCAGGAGCCCCCCTTCACGCCGGACTTCGAGGTGCGTCAGGTGGGCGCGAGGAGGTTCTGGACGTCGCTGGTGAAGCCGCGTGACTTCAAGCCCGGCAAGAAGCTGCCCGTCATCGTGGACATCTACGGCGGCCCCATCAAGACCATGGTGCATCAGTCCATGGCCGTGCACCTGCTCGACCAGTGGATGGCGGATCAGGGCTTCCTGGTGGTGCGGGTGGACGGGCGCGGCACGCCGCTTCGCACCGCCGAGTGGAACCGCGCGGTGAAGCACGACTACGCCACCCCCATCCTGGAGGACCAGATGGATGCGATGCGGGCCCTGGCGAAGGAGGTGCCAGAGATGGACCTGGGCCGCGTGGGCATCTTTGGCTGGAGCTTCGGTGGATACATGTCCGCCCTGGCGGTGATGAAGCACCCGGACTTCTTCAAGGCCGGCGTCGCGGGTGCTCCGGTGACGGACTGGCTCGACTACGACACGCACGCGACCGAGCGTTACCTGGGCCTCCCCGAGGAGAGCCCCCAGGCCTACGAAGTCAACAGCCTGCTGACCTACGCGAAGAAGGAGGGGCCCATCGGCGCGCTGCTGGTGGTTCACGGCACCGCGGACGACAACGTGTACTTCCTCCACGCGCTGAAGCTGTCGGATGCCCTCTTCCGCGCGGGCAAGCCGCACCAGTTCCTGCCCCTGTCCGGCCTCACGCACATGGTGGCGGACCCGCTCGTCATGGAGCGTCAGTACGAGCGCGTCATCGCCCACTTCCAGCAGAACCTGAAGTAG